ACCACCACTTCACCGGGGTCGCCGGTGAGCAGGATGAGTCGCGTGGTGGAGATGGTCAGCGACAGGCGGAACATCGTCGTGATCAGCAGAATCGTCGGGAACGACGACAGGTACAGCGCGCTGGGCACGTAGAGGGAGATGAGGAGCAGTATCACCGAGATGCTGATGTTCAGCGTCAGCAACACGTCCAGGATGATCGTCGGCAGCGGGACGATCATCATCGCGACGATGGCCACGACGACCACGGCCAGGACGATGTCGGAGTACTTGTTCAGGAAGCTGTTCGGATCGGCGTTGGCCATCGGCGGGGCCATCCTAATCCGTGCGCGCCCCCGAGCCCAAGGGGGGGCCTTCCCTCACCTGTCCGGCGAGGGAGCCTGCGTGCGGCCTACGAGCGGTCCTCGGGGGCTTCGGATTCCGAAGCCTCGTCCGAGCTCTCCAGGGCCGCGGCGGCCAGCATGCGCGCACGACGGCTCAGGGGGTCCTTGTCCTCGGGGTCCAGCGACACGGCATGCTGGAAGTCACGGGCCGCTTCCGTCGTCCGGCCCTGACGGAGGAACGCCTCGCCCCGGTTGACGAAGGGGGTGATGTCGGTGGGGTCCAGCTCGATGGCGCGGTTGAAGCACGCCACGGCGGTGTCCAGGTCCTCCAGCGCCAGGTGGCAGGCGCCCAGAGCGGTCTGGAAGTAGGCCTCGCTCGAGTCCATGGCCGAGAGCTGCTCGAAGATGGCCAGCGACTCGTTGAAGTTCCCGTCCTGGAAGAGGTTGAAACCCTCCGTGGCCCGCTCGAGCATCTCCGGTCCGGACAGGGGCTTCTCGTTGTCGTTCGACACCGTGGCCTTGGATTCAGTCGTCATCGGCGCGTTCACCGGGGCGGGGTCAGCAGCGGCGGGGAGTCTAGCCCGGGGGCCCCGCCAGTGCCAGACGGGGTCCCCTTCTGTGCGCGGGCCGACTTCAGCCCTGCTCGTCGATCCGCTCCTGGACCTTCGCCATCACGTCGCTCAGCGACTTCTCGATGACGCTCTTGAAGATGTACTCGGCGCTGGTCTCCTTGTTGAAGGCCTTCTTCGCCTGATCCTTGATCTGCTCAGGCGTGGCGTCCGGGTTGTTCTTGATGAAGTCCGCGACCGCCTTCTCCGCCTTGCCCAGCGCGCGGGTGCCGGCCTTCTCACCCAGGCTGCCCAGGTAGTCACCGTACTGGTTCGCGATGTCCTGGACGGCCTGCTCGGCGGAGGGCTTGTCGGCCTGGGCCGACTTCTGGCTCTGGCCGGAGGCCTGGGTCTGGCCGGCGGTGCCCGCCTGCGGCGCGCTCTTCGCCTGGAGCGCCTGGAGACTCTTGGCGAGGTCATCCGTCGTGGCGCGGAGCAGGTTCTCCTGCTTCACGACAGCCTGCGAGCCGGTCGCCGGCTTGGCGGAGGTGGTCGCGAATCCGACGCGGGGAGCAGAACCGTTAATCGTGTTGGAGCCCATGATCCAAACCTCATCTCTGAGTGCAGCGTTTCCAGGGTTATCGACGTGAGCCTAGTGGAAGTTTCCGGATCCTTTCCAGCGGAGGACCCACGCGGCCAGGGCCAGAAATGCCACCGGCCCCGGACCGATGCCTTGAAGGGCATCAGCACGGGGCCGGAGCGGACCAACAACCTGCGAAGGACTACTTCAGGTTGTTCACGGCGGCCATCGCCATGTCGTCCATCTTCTTCATGAGGTTCGTGATGGTGCTCATGATCTGCGACTCGAGCTGCACCTGCTTCTGAGCCTGCAGAAAGCCCTTCTGCTCCTCGGGGGCGGCGTCGATCATCTTGTCCATCGCCGTGCCGGTGGTGCTCTTCGCGGTATTAACAGCCTTGTTGAAGACGTCGATCGTGGCCATGAGAGTTCTCCTGGTGTGGCGAGATAGGTTCGTGCGGCACCAGCTACAAAAGGATTATCGCTGAGGGGGGACCGGAGTTTCCTGGGGATTTTTCCGCGATCATTTTCCCCGCGTCCCCCGCCCCGCGCGCGCCACCGGGTGCCGGAAATGCCACCGGCCCCGGACCGATGCCCTGGAGGGCATCAGCACGGGGCCGGGGCGGACCAACAACCTGCGAAGGACTACTTCAGGTTGTTCACGGCGGCCATCGCCATGTCGTCCATCTTCTTCATGAGGTTCGTGATGGTGCTCATGATCTGCGACTCGAGCTGCACCTGCTTCTGAGCCTGCAGAAAGCCCTTCTGCTCCTCGGGGGCGGCGTCGATCATCTTGTCCATCGCCGTGCCGGTGGTGCTCTTCGCGGTGTTAACAGCCTTGTTGAAGACGTCGATCGTGGCCATGAGAGTTCTCCTGGTGTGGCGAGATAGGTTCGTGCGGCACCAGCTACAAAAGGATTATCGCTGAGGGGGGGCGGGAGTTTCCTGGGGATTTTTCCGCGATCATTTTTCCCCGTGTCCCCCGCCCCGCGCGCGCCACCTGGGGCCGGAAATGCCACCGGCCCCGGACCGACACCCTGGAGGGCATCAGCACGGGGCCGGAGCGGACCAACAACCTGCGAAGGACTACTTCAGGTTGTTCACGGCGGCCATCGCCATGTCGTCCATCTTCTTCATGAGGTTCGTGATGGTGCTCATGATCTGCGACTCGAGCTGCACCTGCTTCTGAGCCTGCAGGAAGCCCTTCTGCTCCTCGGGGGCGGCGTCGATCATCTTGTCCATCGCCGTGCCGGTGGTGCTCTTCGCGGTGTTAACAGCCTTGTTGAAGACGTCGATCGTGGCCATGAGAGTTCTCCTGGTACGGCGGGATGGGTTCGTGCGGCACCAGCTACAAAAGGATTATCGCTGAGGGGGGACCGGAGTTTCCTCGGAATTTCCCGGGATCATTTCTTCCCGGCTCCCCGCCTCGAAAAACCGGGGTTCAGCCCTTCAGCTTGCCCAGGGTCGGGTTCTTCATC
The sequence above is drawn from the Corallococcus sp. NCRR genome and encodes:
- a CDS encoding tetratricopeptide repeat protein — encoded protein: MTTESKATVSNDNEKPLSGPEMLERATEGFNLFQDGNFNESLAIFEQLSAMDSSEAYFQTALGACHLALEDLDTAVACFNRAIELDPTDITPFVNRGEAFLRQGRTTEAARDFQHAVSLDPEDKDPLSRRARMLAAAALESSDEASESEAPEDRS